The Cicer arietinum cultivar CDC Frontier isolate Library 1 chromosome 1, Cicar.CDCFrontier_v2.0, whole genome shotgun sequence genome contains the following window.
GCGCCACCACCTCCTCACTCAACGACCCCAACCCCAACTGGTCTAACCGTCCCCCTAAGGAAACTATCTTGCTCGATGGCTGCGATTTTGAACACTGGCTTGTTGTTATGGAGAAGCCTGAAGGTGACCCCACAAGAGATGAAATCATCGATGGTTATATCAAAACACTGGCTGAAGTTGTTGGAAGGTAATTATCACAGTAATTAATCTCAATCTTCATTcagttttatatattatttcgtaattaattatttgtaaaattatttgttcGTTTTTAGTGGCTGAAAATATTCACCTTTTGCTTTTAATCCTtgacattttatatttgaattggTTCCTGTAATAggtaaaatatttgattttagtcgGCAAAAAATGTCTATTTGCAAGGACTTAACAAAATATCAAGCACCAAATGTAGATAATGTATATTTAAACCTAATATCTTTAATaacttttgttttgttgtttagaaaaattataaaggATAGTTATATATTGAGAATTGTGATTCTGAAGGATGTTTGTGAATGTAAGATCGTGTTTTGGTTTTATCATTTAGTGAGGGGTTTATTTTTACAGTGAGGAAGAAGCGAGGATGAAGATATATTCTGTTTCAACTAGACATTACTTTGCATTTGGGGCTCTTGTGTCTGAAGAGCTTTCCTACAAACTTAAAGGTATGCATgatttcattaatatatttcttCACTTCTGTATGTATTTTAGAATATTCAggtattacatttttttatttttaaattgcagAACTGCCCAAGGTTCGTTGGGTTCTTCCTGATTCATATTTGAATGTTAAGGAGAAAGATTATGGAGGTAAATTCTTTTGTTCTGTCATGTGGCTTCTAATGATATTCATTCTGTGTTATGGGTATGAAGGTCTTCATCGGTGCGTTTGTGTATGTATAGGGAATAACATGATTGTCTCCTGTGATGAAGTATAATAGAATTAGAAAGATATAATATTCCATTAAAAAAGGCTATGTAGATATTTAAGATTTTGCTATTGGCAATGTAGAAGCATCACCTGATAAGATAGGATAATTAAGTCAAGTGttgactcaattatttttatgaatcagAGTTGAGCATAGTGTTCAACctatatttatctattaaagAACATTTTGACATGTCTTCCTTGGAAATTATTTGTTGCTTATATAGAGGGGGGTCCATGGGTATTTTGTAATCTTTGTGGCAGATTAAGGGTTGAATCTCACAACTCACGAGAGATTAATCATTTTACCAAATGTCATTTGTTATTAACCTTTGGTTGGCTTATcaagatatttatttttattgtgattaacTTGAGCTGTTATACGAGTTATAGCAGTATTAGGTGGTACAATAAGCATAATGTAAAGCCTTTCCCTAGCATATCATATTTCTTGATGTAGAAGGGCCATAATTTGATGTTGTGTTGTCAAAATAGCGATGATAAAGGCACTATAGTGCTTTAGCATATCTGATTTTGATGAATCTGCCATGAAAATCACGACGTTATCCTAGTTTCACTATTATGACAATAGCGGCCCTATGCCAATTGCTGCTAGCAGAAATAGCAACAATAGCAGAAAACAAAGAATTTTAGGAATAATGAAACTGAAGATTTTGCATGAGTGTCAAAATGGTCTGAAGAGTTAGTGAGTATTACTCATATATTCACTTTAATATGTGTACCTTTCAATATAATGAATATATAAGCTATGCTATGGTTCCATTcccttttttatttgtatgaaacatacctttttttatttataatttacttatttcAACCTATATGTGGCTTCTGCTATTTGGCAGCAACACTATCCGCCATTTTACATAGAGGATTTTTGGTGTTTCACTTTTTTCAACAATTAGCTATTGATAACATTTTGATGCTTGTTGAAGtttttgtgtttccttctcacCAGGTGAGCCCTTTATAAATGGGCAAGCAGTTCCTTATGATCCCAAGTATCATGAAGAGTGGGTTAGGAACAATGCTCGTGCAAATGAAAGGAACAGGCGCAACGACAGGCCTCGTAATGCTGACAGGTCAAGAAACTTTGAGAGGAGAAGGGAAAATGTGGTGAACAGAGATATGCAGACTAGTCCTCCAATGCCGAATGCTGGCCCTAATATTCCTGGTCCACCTCCAAACAATGCAGGTGGGTACCCTCCTAACAATGCTGGAGGATATACTCCTGCCCCTCCACCCAACCAGGGTGGGTATGCCCCTCCACCCAACCAGGGTGGGTATGCCCCTCCGCCCAACCAGGGTGGGTATGCCCCTCCACCCAACCAGGGTGGGTATGCCCCTCCACCCAACCAGGGTGGGTTTGCCCCTCCTACCAACCAGGGTGGATATGCCCCTCCTACCAACCAGGGTGGATATGCCCCTCCTAACAACCAGGGGGGATACGCCCATCCAAATACAGGTGGATATGCTCCGAACAACACAGCTGGTGGTTATCCTCCTCCAAATACAGGCAGAGCCCCTCCTCCACCTCCCATTGGTGGTATGCCTCAAAACAACTACCCTGGAGGGGTGCAACAAAACCAGAGTGTAGGGGGGTTTCCTCCAAATGCAGGATGGGCAAATAATCAGTAGACTCTCACCAAACTGGGGTATGGGAGGGAGCAGCTGTTTGGAACTCATGCTGTGAGAGATATGATCTGGACAAATTCTCCGAATGTAGATAATAATGAATTACGCCCAAGACATTGTAggttttatattatgttattgaGGAATTAGTATTTGTTGATCATATGTTGAGTTACTCTATTTCCTAATTAATTTGCATGTCGTGTGTTCACACTTTTTGAAGGTCAGACGATTGTTTTGTTtgtcaaacaaacaaaacaatctctaattatattgTTAAAGGGTTCCCTGCCAACATTAATTGCCAATGATAAGAGTTTTTTCTGACTAGTGCTAATAACATAATTTAAGTCAGTTTTGTTTTTGGTATTTGATGTTTCAGTCGACTATTCGTGGTAAACTCAGAATCCATCCAGCTTTACCTAACTGATATCAAAACAGCCCACTTACTAATGGCTGAGACACCAACACTAATGGTTGGTTTGATTCTGAGTAATTGGAGGGgcgatattttaaaatttgtgtttggtttattttcTAAGAGGGAAGGGAGACAAATCTTTTAGAGTTATTTTATTCTACCTTCATTTTGGGGGAGGGGAAGAAAGAGGTCTAATATaacaaattatttgaaatatcTCTCAGACCAAACACAATTATTAAAATCCTTATCCTTCTCTCCCTTCTTTTTAACCAAATATCTatgttctttttctttcctatATTAAAATCCTTTTCTTTCATTGAACTAAAGACACTTAAGTGTAGGAAATAGTAAAGGTGGGTATTTTATGGTTGAAATAGTAAAGGAAATTATGGATCCCATGCCACTCACAGAGTTTATTACTCAGTAGTCAACATAATCAACTAAAGTTAATTGCACAGTAAGAACATTTCCATTAGCAATTTCAACCGCAAAAATACTTTGGTGTTGGCTTGAGGGAATTTCAAGTTTGAATTCCTCTGAATCCTCTTTTCTTCAATAATACATTGTATGCCAATCAAATTCATTCTTAGATGATTGTAATTGCTATGAAGTTCAGTTTCTCTCGCAATTTCAAGCAAGAAGTACTCATGTAAgatgtttatataaaattatatttatactaACATTGTAGTTTAAGTAAACTCTAATTTTTCTCTCACTTAACCTTCAAATACAATACACAGTAAATTGAATTCTTATACAACATCAGTATACAGGTTTTTTATACCGTGAACCAATTAAAACAGTAAGACTAAGACTATTTGACTTCAGTATTAATCCTTTCTATAGTAACATACATAAATGATGATTCATTCATGGTGTAAACTTTTTTATAGTGATCGGGTATCAAAATTAAACTTGATTGCgtatcaaaattaaacttataaatGTACATGATTGTCTTTGTATAGTCACTTTTTTCTTTCATCCAATTTTCTATTAAActaagagaaaagaaaaacacaGCCACTGTAAATGAAATCCACGCTGCCGAGTTTTATGACGTCTATTAAAAATTGAGTAACTAATAGTTTTCTGAAAAAAATGGttacaatatatatacatatagcaAGATGATTGGACGACAGATTAGAGCCGTCAATTAACCTCCATAGTCaaaattccttttaaaaaatttatattaagttgTTAATATTAAGtcttttattgaaataattttttaaattttgatctattatttttgtgtgtttatgGACTTAATGTCTTGTTAATCTATAATTTTTCTTGTAAagtttccaatttttttaattataaaaatgagaaaaataaaaaattattttcaaatcaaaaaaatttctaGCAAAAAGtacaaacaaattttaaatgattttttctgaaaaaaattgcaatacttttattggaaaatttttagaaaaaaattgaaaaaaaattcaaacaaaatttgttgaaattatttttaacccgcataattttaaagatttttttaaccTTCTATTCACAATAAATATCATTGTCttaaaataaatgtcatttttaatataattttaattattattttttaattgtgccTTTCAGTTATTATTCAACTAATATTATGTACTTAATTTTAAAgcattaactatattttatatttatgttagtgaaaaatacacaaatagttaaagaataataatttaataaaatagctatttatttatttattgaatttcttaatatgtgaaaaaaatttaaatgacacTCGCATCTTTGTGAGAtatatgaaatacattttttttaaatcaaaggTGTTACTAATGTTTTGTTAATGTGTCAagttattattagttatattgaaaatgtgggttttttttaataaccttatttttaaaataatttactcaGATACTCCCTTTTGggaattattaacaaaaatatcttATGTTTTTTAAGTTACAAGTCGTGATTTAAAATGAAGACTTCTTTAAGGAAGTTCACATTTTAAATGACGACTTCGtgaagtaatttaaaaaaaaaatattaattttttttcaaataaatcaaaaaaatttctaGCAAAAAGtacaaacaaattttaaatgattttttctgaaaaaaattgcaatacttttattggaaaatttttagaaaaaaattgaaaaaaaattcaaacaaaatttgttgaaattatttttaacccgcataattttaaagatttttttaaccTTCTATTCACAATAAATATCATTGTCttaaaataaatgtcatttttaatataattttaattattattttttaattgtgccTTTCAGTTATTATTCAACTAATATTATGTACTTAATTTTAAAgcattaactatattttatatttatgttagtgaaaaatacacaaatagttaaagaataataatttaataaaatagctatttatttatttattgaatttcttaatatgtgaaaaaaatttaaatgacacTCGCATCTTTGTGAGAtatatgaaatacattttttttaaatcaaaggTGTTACTAATGTTTTGTTAATGTGTCAagttattattagttatattgaaaatgtgggttttttttaataaccttatttttaaaataatttactcaGATACTCCCTTTTGggaattattaacaaaaatatcttATGTTTTTTAAGTTACAAGTCGTGATTTAAAATGAAGACTTCTTTAAGGAAGTTCACATTTTAAATGACGACTTCGtgaagtaatttaaaaaaaaaatattaattttttttcaaataacaaaaaaaaaatgtatatatatatatatatatatatatatatataattaataaaaaacataaacacaaattttaaattacctTGACTAGAGTTGTGTGTAatatttggacaatgttttcggATATGGCCAGTTAACCGATATAGTCCGTATTTTCTTTGCACGTTTTCTTTAACGTTCATTTCAGTTCTAATATGAGTACTATTTTAGACGACATTTTTAATTTTCCGCATTTTCAGGATTGTGATACAATGTTTCACCATTATATGTGGGCCAATATCTTTCTTTGGGTATAAGTGAAAACTCTTCTTTGTATAAGTTAAATATGTTAACAACCTTGTACACGTTAGGTAGAAGCATTAAATAGTTTTGACGAGCGTAAGAACGTACAATTATGACATGTGGACTAGGAATGTGTATAGCTTGAATTCTTCCAAATCGTACCATTTGTTGACTtcaaaatgaccaattggtcgtcCCTCTCTTGAGTTTACTGTTTCACCTCTCTTGGGTGGAAGTAGTtcttttacaacactttctTCTAAACATCCTCAACAACAAGAAGACgaaaatcaaaaagaagaagaagaacaaactCGTGATGTACCAAGGCGTCGTCAAAATCTCGTACGTGTAAAAAAACGGCAATGTGGTTCTGGAGGTCACCTTCAACattaattttatcgtaatttttataaaatttgtgatgtttttttatgaataaattatttaatttaaaattttaccgtaatttaaaatttgtaactaaaaaaaataggatattttgattaatagtttttaaaagagagtatttgagtaaattattttgaaaataggattattaaaaaaaagtctgAAAACGTATCTCTTTTAAATACAAATGTTAAAATCactgttattattttaaaataaataataaatatatgctATGCTGTTACACGGTTcatatcaattaatatttttctttaaaatcatattttattatccaATTATCTAACAAAATGTTAAATATGGAATTTCTACTCTTTGTATTTATTACTGTATATCCGAACTTTgaactttaaaagaaaaaacacttgCTTTGCAGTTTAGCCTGAAAACACGAAAATGAACAACGGAGTGTACAGTTTCCGGACGTGTCTCCGCCTCCCGGAGCAGTCAATATTTCGATCAACTCCTCTCTCATTCCGATTCCGGCGCCGTTTTCTCGTCACCGCATCATTAACcgagaagaagaaagagaagGTGATCGTTATTTCTGGACCTACCGGTTCCGGCAAGAGCCGCCTCGCAATGGAACTCGCAAAGCACCTCAACGGAGAAATAGTTAGTGCTGATTCTGTTCAGGTATTCAGTTATAATCAAACAAATAAACCAAAACCAACATTCTCCGTTCTTACTCTATTTTCAGTGATTCTCTTTTTCTTGTGCTGTTGCTTTGCTTCGTATGAGGCTGTAACGGTACTCGTATATTTTTAGGGTTTGAAACTCCAATGTTCGTTTTCTCAGTGAAAATGTCCGTTGAACATTATTCTGGATACTGAAGTTTGTTTATCTggtgacaatttttttttcgttgggaaatttatttttttaagtgagAAATCGATAATGAGAATGATAGGAtgttgattttttattgttgttgttgttaaattACTATGGATATGGAAATGATACTTCGAATAATAGGTTACAATGGAACTAGTTTTCCTCCCCCcccaacaaaaaaataaaatggaacTAGTTTTGATGTTTTCTTCATGGTTATCAGTATATTTGAGGATACCTGGGAGTTGTATCTCAATTTGATACAAAAATGAAATCAATCAGTGCAAATGTTATATTCGATTCATTTTTatagtttatgttttttttgggGTTGAACACTTACATTTTTATGCTTATTTGTCACTTTGATTTATAACTTGaatcttgaattattttaatgttcTTGTCTGATAGATCAACTATGATTTTTGGTtgtcactttttatttttaaaatgtcatattTTGCATTGGTTGTGTATCTTattacaatttataattaaatttgattaaccTATTCAAGATGGCTTCATAGGTGTATCGGGGTCTTGATGTTGGATCTGCCAAGCCTTCGTTAAATGATAGAAAGGTGTGTATAGTTGTACAATCGTATATATTTGCCATACATGGGTCTCTGTTAGAAACATATACACTTTGTTCCTTGCAATTGAGACTTGGGTTATCTGCTGTAActtttttgatttattatttagttGTGACATAGAAAGGGTTTTTGAATCTTTtccaattttgttttgtttgctTTTCTTGTTAGGAAGTGCCGCATCATCTGGTTGACATACTTCACCCAACTGAAGGTCTGTTTTCTTTAGGACTAAGATATACTTTTTTAAGAGAAGTTTCATTTATGATTGTATTCATATTGATTTCTCCGTTGTTGGGTTTTCGGAGGACTGTTATTTTCCCCAATCAAAGTTTGaaactaattattatttatcagATTATTCTGTTGGACAGTTTTTTGAGGATGCAAGGCAAGCGACTAGATCTATTCTTGACAACGGCCGTGTTCCCATAATTGTTGGGGGCACTGGACTGTATTTAAGATGGTATGTCTTTTTCAATTACCTCTTCTGACTTTGTTAACTACTTATTCTTTCCAATGGAATTTCTTAATTGTGGCAAAGTGGTTATATATGTATCTGTAACATGTCAATAAGAGGGCAGGGCATATATAGTAAATGGAATCCACTTTTCTTATTTCCATAATCTGCTTATGAAGTCATTCATTTCATTTGGAATCTCTCAAATATTTATACAGTTGCATGATTATACGCTAATATAATGCAGACTTACTTGGTTCTGAGTGTTGCATAACTTATGTTCTTGAAGGAtgtgtatataatatatatactttttcagTATACTATGGTATTTCACCAGCCTTTATTAATGTTCAGTTAATTTTACGATACAAAGCTAGAGGTCCGATTGGTTTGTcttatgtaaaatataaataaactttaGTCAAATGCTACCGTATGAACATCTCCTGTTATAGACCAGCTTATTGCACATCATTATTGTACTTCTTTTTCTGTATGTACTTATAGACCAGCTTATGTGGAGTATATTATACCTATGAGTTATGTTGTTTGATCTTTAAAATACAAGGTTCATATATGGAAAACCAGATGTGCCTAAAGCCTCTCCAGAGATAACATCTCAAGTATGTATAGAGTTAGCTGAACTGCAGAGAAATGATGACTGGGATGCTGCTGTGCAGTTGGTGGTAAAAGCAGGTGATCCAAAGGTCCAACATTTAGCAGTGAATGATTGGTACCGATTACGGCGTAGTTTTGAGATTATTAAGGCAAGCTTGCTATTTTATAAAGTCACACTTAAGTACCGTTAAATTCTTGCTGGCTACTAACCTTTACCAAAAGATTGGATAAAACTCTAAGTGTTGACATTTTAATATCCTTTCTTGCCTGTCTTTCTCTCTTTCATTTGTTACACATGGGTGAAATGTGCAAATATGACAACAAGCTTAATTGCATTGCcagacatttttttatttttctcaatgtGGTCCTCTTATCTTTTTAAAATGTGCTTAATTGTAACGAACTGCTTACTTCTTAGTGAATTATCTGTTTGTACCTGTATTTTACGGTGGATGTATATGTGGAGtgtttggtttctttgattatgATATTGGAAATATATTTATCATCAATTCACCATACATTTATATCTTTTGAAATGGCAGTCTAGTGGATCACCTCCTTCTGCTTTTCGGGTACCATATGATTCTTTCAGGGAACAGGGTGATTGTAGAGTTGCTGATGGTTCTGATTCATCTGATATGACCACTTATTCTGATGCAACGAAAGCAACCAATTCGGCAGAGTTAGACTACGAGTTCTTgtgttttttcctttctagcGACAGACTTGACCTCTATAAATCAATTGACTATCGGTGTGAAGATATGCTATTAGGTATATCATGAAAGGAAAACACTtataatacatat
Protein-coding sequences here:
- the LOC101503126 gene encoding tRNA dimethylallyltransferase 9, with the translated sequence MNNGVYSFRTCLRLPEQSIFRSTPLSFRFRRRFLVTASLTEKKKEKVIVISGPTGSGKSRLAMELAKHLNGEIVSADSVQVYRGLDVGSAKPSLNDRKEVPHHLVDILHPTEDYSVGQFFEDARQATRSILDNGRVPIIVGGTGLYLRWFIYGKPDVPKASPEITSQVCIELAELQRNDDWDAAVQLVVKAGDPKVQHLAVNDWYRLRRSFEIIKSSGSPPSAFRVPYDSFREQGDCRVADGSDSSDMTTYSDATKATNSAELDYEFLCFFLSSDRLDLYKSIDYRCEDMLLGGDGILSEAQWLLDTGLHPNSNSATKAIGYRQAMEYLLGCRQQGGQSSAGEFYRFLSEFQKASRNFAKRQLTWFRNERIYHWIDASKPLETVVNFIHDLYRDGSGSLSVPAYLRMSRDITNPRIAAKLKSYRTKNRHFVTGEDCLPILEWIKKTQK
- the LOC101502805 gene encoding multiple organellar RNA editing factor 8, chloroplastic/mitochondrial, with protein sequence MATQIFSRVFPKTLTLTSYFSRSLTTATLPSSSAISFLRRLRPLSSAAFNSRSVLLLPNSFRSLSTRATTSSLNDPNPNWSNRPPKETILLDGCDFEHWLVVMEKPEGDPTRDEIIDGYIKTLAEVVGSEEEARMKIYSVSTRHYFAFGALVSEELSYKLKELPKVRWVLPDSYLNVKEKDYGGEPFINGQAVPYDPKYHEEWVRNNARANERNRRNDRPRNADRSRNFERRRENVVNRDMQTSPPMPNAGPNIPGPPPNNAGGYPPNNAGGYTPAPPPNQGGYAPPPNQGGYAPPPNQGGYAPPPNQGGYAPPPNQGGFAPPTNQGGYAPPTNQGGYAPPNNQGGYAHPNTGGYAPNNTAGGYPPPNTGRAPPPPPIGGMPQNNYPGGVQQNQSVGGFPPNAGWANNQ